The Flammeovirga agarivorans genome has a window encoding:
- a CDS encoding HlyD family secretion protein codes for MKKQLTYIVLLLLAASCAQPIQNDQFKGKVKRKAVYVASKVPGRIVQLNVEEGDIVKSGDTLAVIDLPEAEAKLDQALGAVKAAKAQYQMAFNGATKEQLDQVDAAYTAAEEQYRFAEKSYQRIKEMYEDSLISAQKYDEVKTKYLMAKAKYDGTSAKKKEVISGVRNEKQRMALGQLERAKGALKEVNVALSERYIIAPKAMRISSISLQEGELALPGYNIFSGYADQSTFFRFVLDESDVLKYKNNELVEVATAFGNQEKFKGRVVSIQEEMSFATRKSMNPNYEMDQSLYVLKMIPVDKKKADQLLTNTTLVMSKK; via the coding sequence ATGAAAAAACAACTTACATATATCGTCTTATTATTATTAGCAGCATCTTGTGCTCAACCTATTCAAAACGATCAATTTAAAGGAAAAGTAAAACGTAAAGCAGTTTATGTAGCATCAAAAGTTCCTGGAAGAATTGTACAACTTAATGTTGAAGAAGGAGATATTGTAAAATCTGGAGATACCTTAGCGGTTATTGATTTACCAGAAGCTGAAGCAAAATTAGATCAAGCATTGGGTGCAGTAAAAGCAGCCAAAGCCCAATATCAAATGGCTTTTAATGGAGCAACTAAGGAACAATTAGATCAAGTAGATGCTGCCTACACAGCAGCAGAAGAACAATATAGATTTGCAGAGAAAAGTTACCAGAGAATAAAAGAAATGTATGAGGACTCTTTAATCTCTGCTCAGAAATATGATGAAGTGAAAACAAAATATTTAATGGCGAAAGCGAAATATGATGGTACTTCAGCTAAGAAAAAAGAAGTCATTTCTGGTGTTAGAAATGAAAAGCAACGTATGGCACTAGGGCAATTAGAAAGAGCGAAAGGAGCTTTAAAAGAAGTAAATGTAGCTTTATCCGAACGTTATATTATTGCGCCAAAGGCGATGCGAATTTCATCTATCTCACTTCAGGAAGGAGAGTTAGCTTTACCAGGTTATAATATCTTTTCAGGTTATGCAGACCAAAGTACATTTTTCCGTTTTGTATTGGATGAAAGTGATGTCCTAAAATATAAAAACAACGAATTAGTAGAGGTAGCAACAGCTTTTGGTAACCAAGAAAAATTTAAAGGAAGAGTTGTTTCTATTCAAGAAGAAATGTCTTTTGCTACAAGGAAATCGATGAATCCTAATTACGAGATGGATCAATCTCTTTATGTCTTAAAAATGATTCCAGTTGATAAGAAAAAAGCAGATCAATTGCTTACAAATACAACTTTAGTGATGTCTAAAAAATAA
- a CDS encoding SusC/RagA family TonB-linked outer membrane protein, with the protein MTRHNTLYDSVVKRSCISLLFLLLLLSTNIYAQTSTISGIVTDQSGDPIPGVTILLKNTLVGTTSDFDGHYKIEINNSSDILVFSYVGMVTEEVTVGARSTIDISLAEDMIKLEELVVIGYGSQDKKDVTGSVSVVGSEDLESRLNTQVGSLIQGKVAGVQVQASSGKPSQGISMRIRGTNSINAGSEPLYVVDGVPTADTRSLSPSDIESISVLKDASAAAIYGAQGANGVVLITTKKGTSTKPTVSLDIYGGINEVWRTQEVLNGEQYRDLMTEMGYNTDWENYQNNTDWQNEVFQTGYTQNYQLAISGKSDKTNYYISGGFTGTQGAVRSSEMNRANFKVNIDQEVNDWLKLGTRLSYVDYNDVDVKDNQAVNQGGVLLGALTTPAVIGIYNDDGTFTSNPFQDWENPIASTDGSQRGFNNKRFLGNLYAEISFLRDFKFKTNIGIDNNTDKYDYFLDPYRTSYGRALNGQSIVSQNNNSYYIFDNTLSYDKTLGKHKIQGLVGAVVQKYHWQSSTIERRNFASDAISTPNGGSEIAAATATEAEKANSSFIGRVNYAFNNKYLLTANIRMDGSSAFGPQNRWGIFPSFSAGWRISEEAFLESVEIISDLKLRAGYGIVGNDNIGTYAYMGKVGSGANYPIGGATQPGSYPASIENQKLKWEESEQTNIGLDVGLVQDRIELTVDAYIKRTSDLLLNAPLPRSTGYDNAIQNIGALENKGIEFNLNTINVDKEVRWSTNFNISFNRNEVTNLVGQEIYTGSIAGRGEAIQIKEGQSLGVIYGYEFLGVDPQTGNAYYMGSNGESTFSPSPDDRTIIGNANPDFIYGFTNTLSWKGITLNIFFQGSQGNEMLNATRIDTEGMTDAKSQTTAVLRRWKRPGDVTDIPKSSQGNTDNSRISTRFVEDASYLRLKALTIGYDLPSNLLEKIRVGSFRVYATGENLWTLTNYSGYDPEVNQGGNSNTVLGIDYGTYPQTRSIIFGANISF; encoded by the coding sequence ATGACTAGACATAATACTCTTTATGATTCTGTTGTAAAACGGAGTTGTATTTCATTACTATTCCTTCTTTTACTTCTATCAACAAATATATATGCACAGACATCAACAATAAGTGGGATTGTAACAGATCAATCTGGAGATCCGATTCCAGGAGTGACTATCTTATTAAAGAACACACTTGTTGGTACTACATCGGATTTTGATGGACATTATAAAATTGAGATTAACAATAGTTCTGACATCTTAGTTTTTAGCTATGTGGGTATGGTGACAGAAGAAGTAACTGTTGGTGCCAGATCGACCATTGATATTTCTTTAGCAGAAGACATGATCAAACTAGAAGAATTAGTCGTGATTGGTTATGGATCTCAAGACAAGAAAGACGTTACAGGATCAGTGAGTGTAGTAGGTAGTGAAGATTTAGAATCAAGACTGAATACTCAAGTAGGATCTTTAATTCAAGGTAAAGTAGCCGGTGTACAAGTTCAGGCTTCTTCTGGTAAACCTTCTCAGGGTATATCTATGCGGATTAGAGGTACGAACTCTATCAACGCGGGTTCGGAACCCTTGTACGTTGTTGATGGGGTACCAACCGCAGATACAAGATCATTAAGTCCTTCTGATATAGAAAGTATTTCGGTATTAAAAGATGCCTCAGCTGCGGCTATTTACGGAGCACAAGGAGCGAATGGTGTTGTATTGATTACTACTAAAAAAGGTACTTCAACAAAGCCTACAGTATCATTAGACATATATGGTGGTATTAATGAAGTATGGAGAACTCAAGAGGTATTAAATGGCGAACAATACAGAGATTTAATGACCGAGATGGGATATAATACCGATTGGGAAAATTATCAGAATAATACAGATTGGCAGAATGAAGTATTCCAAACAGGATATACACAAAATTACCAATTGGCTATTTCAGGGAAATCTGATAAGACAAACTATTATATCTCGGGAGGTTTTACAGGGACACAAGGTGCAGTAAGAAGCTCTGAGATGAATAGAGCTAACTTTAAAGTGAATATCGATCAGGAAGTAAATGACTGGTTAAAATTAGGAACTCGCTTATCATATGTAGATTACAATGATGTTGATGTTAAGGATAATCAAGCTGTAAATCAGGGTGGTGTATTATTAGGAGCACTTACAACACCTGCGGTTATTGGAATCTACAATGATGATGGGACATTTACTTCGAATCCTTTTCAAGACTGGGAAAACCCTATTGCGAGTACCGATGGTTCCCAAAGAGGATTCAATAATAAGCGTTTCTTAGGTAACCTATATGCAGAAATAAGCTTTTTGAGAGATTTTAAGTTCAAGACTAATATTGGTATTGATAACAATACAGATAAATACGATTATTTTCTTGATCCTTATAGAACTTCTTATGGGCGAGCATTAAACGGTCAATCGATAGTAAGTCAGAATAACAACTCTTATTATATTTTTGATAATACATTATCCTACGACAAGACATTAGGTAAACATAAAATTCAAGGATTAGTAGGTGCTGTCGTTCAAAAATACCATTGGCAAAGCAGTACTATTGAAAGAAGAAATTTTGCTTCAGATGCAATTTCAACACCCAATGGAGGTTCAGAGATTGCTGCAGCTACAGCTACAGAAGCAGAAAAAGCCAATTCCTCTTTTATTGGTAGAGTAAACTATGCATTCAATAACAAATACCTATTAACTGCCAATATACGAATGGATGGGTCTAGTGCATTTGGTCCACAAAATAGGTGGGGTATATTCCCTTCGTTCTCTGCTGGTTGGAGAATTTCAGAAGAAGCATTTTTAGAAAGTGTAGAAATCATCTCAGATCTGAAACTTAGAGCCGGGTATGGTATTGTAGGTAACGATAATATTGGAACTTATGCTTATATGGGTAAAGTTGGATCGGGTGCTAACTATCCTATTGGTGGTGCCACTCAACCAGGTTCTTACCCTGCATCAATTGAGAACCAGAAGTTGAAATGGGAAGAATCAGAACAAACCAATATTGGTCTTGATGTAGGCTTGGTACAAGATAGAATAGAGCTAACCGTAGATGCTTATATTAAAAGAACAAGCGATTTATTATTAAATGCTCCACTACCAAGATCAACAGGTTACGATAATGCTATCCAAAACATTGGGGCCTTGGAGAACAAGGGTATCGAATTTAATTTAAATACAATAAATGTAGATAAAGAAGTAAGATGGTCGACAAACTTTAATATCTCATTTAACCGAAATGAAGTGACGAATTTAGTGGGACAGGAAATTTATACGGGTAGTATTGCTGGTAGAGGTGAGGCCATTCAAATTAAAGAAGGGCAATCTTTAGGGGTAATTTATGGATATGAATTTTTAGGAGTTGATCCACAAACAGGTAATGCATATTACATGGGAAGTAATGGAGAGTCTACATTTTCACCATCACCTGATGATAGAACAATCATAGGAAACGCAAACCCAGATTTTATTTACGGTTTTACAAATACCTTAAGTTGGAAAGGAATTACATTAAACATCTTCTTTCAAGGGTCTCAAGGGAATGAAATGCTAAATGCAACAAGGATTGATACTGAGGGAATGACAGATGCTAAATCACAAACTACTGCAGTATTGAGAAGATGGAAAAGACCGGGAGATGTAACTGATATTCCTAAATCAAGCCAAGGTAATACAGATAACTCTAGAATCTCAACCCGTTTTGTAGAAGATGCTTCTTACTTAAGACTAAAAGCACTTACAATCGGTTATGACCTTCCTTCAAACCTTCTGGAAAAAATTAGAGTGGGATCATTTAGAGTGTATGCAACAGGTGAAAACCTTTGGACTTTAACCAACTACTCTGGCTATGATCCTGAGGTAAATCAAGGCGGAAATTCAAATACAGTATTAGGAATAGATTATGGTACTTACCCTCAAACAAGAAGTATCATTTTCGGAGCAAACATTTCTTTCTAA
- a CDS encoding TolC family protein, whose product MKHKRILLSYLTLLLSLLVQQSFAQELTRKDLVEKALDHSHLLKIKENEIKSTEYDKQRALYTYIPKVGVKGGYAYLLNDINISRDMSTEKNSLISGIEHSKEQSLANLANSGLPPTMIGIGTPMIEGIYNNIGNMVMQVPDQPTLSLKDQNLWFYDAYVEMVIFSGLQAPNYAKAAEAKANGQRAMLQKDENEIITETVGYYDKLAVIAQSLVVLEESQKRLDKQKQFAEKAKEVGLATDYDLNKIRIAEKDIVAKRIELNASRNLVVQKLQQLTGLSKEELITISPQLEVWWVDQNEINLGNRAEIKAIDFSVEALERKHKAEQYSALPKAKAFAHVMQGGSSLTSVDPIPFVGVGMQWEIFDGLQRKREVQKSELAISSMREKKAYAEELVSLDFEKKKMEWEVATQMVDVAKQKLDGAETGLKIRSQELKNGLADVNDILEEISDYEKLQLEYIQSVADQRTSAIALLDAMGVLNVEHIQK is encoded by the coding sequence ATGAAACATAAAAGAATACTATTATCCTATTTAACTTTGCTATTGAGTTTACTGGTTCAACAATCATTTGCTCAAGAGTTGACTAGAAAAGATCTTGTAGAAAAAGCACTGGATCATTCGCACTTACTTAAAATTAAAGAAAACGAGATTAAATCAACAGAATATGATAAGCAAAGAGCTTTATACACTTATATTCCAAAGGTAGGGGTAAAAGGTGGCTATGCTTACCTACTGAATGATATTAATATCTCAAGAGATATGTCTACAGAAAAGAATAGTCTTATCTCAGGTATCGAACACAGTAAAGAACAATCGTTAGCAAATTTGGCAAATTCTGGGTTGCCACCTACTATGATTGGTATTGGAACTCCAATGATAGAAGGGATATACAATAACATTGGTAATATGGTAATGCAGGTACCTGATCAACCAACATTAAGCCTAAAAGATCAAAATTTATGGTTTTATGATGCTTATGTAGAAATGGTCATCTTCTCAGGTTTGCAGGCTCCAAATTATGCCAAAGCAGCAGAAGCGAAAGCCAATGGTCAAAGAGCCATGCTGCAAAAGGATGAAAATGAAATCATTACAGAAACTGTCGGATATTACGATAAGTTAGCTGTGATAGCACAATCTTTAGTTGTACTAGAAGAGAGTCAGAAAAGGTTAGACAAGCAAAAGCAATTTGCAGAAAAAGCGAAAGAAGTTGGTTTAGCTACAGACTACGATCTGAATAAAATTAGAATTGCTGAAAAAGATATTGTTGCCAAAAGAATAGAATTGAATGCAAGTAGAAATCTAGTAGTTCAAAAATTACAACAATTAACGGGTTTATCGAAAGAAGAATTAATAACAATATCACCTCAACTTGAAGTATGGTGGGTTGATCAAAACGAAATCAATTTAGGTAATAGAGCAGAGATTAAAGCAATTGACTTTTCTGTTGAAGCACTTGAAAGAAAACATAAAGCTGAACAGTATAGTGCCTTACCTAAGGCAAAAGCTTTTGCTCATGTTATGCAAGGTGGTTCTAGTTTAACAAGTGTAGATCCAATTCCTTTTGTTGGTGTAGGTATGCAGTGGGAAATCTTTGATGGTTTGCAACGAAAAAGAGAAGTGCAAAAATCGGAATTGGCCATCTCGTCGATGAGAGAAAAGAAAGCTTATGCTGAGGAGTTGGTTTCTTTAGATTTTGAAAAGAAAAAAATGGAATGGGAAGTTGCTACTCAAATGGTAGATGTAGCAAAACAAAAATTGGATGGAGCTGAGACTGGGTTGAAAATTCGATCACAAGAATTAAAAAATGGTCTAGCCGATGTTAATGACATTTTGGAGGAAATCTCAGATTATGAAAAACTTCAATTAGAATACATTCAATCTGTAGCAGATCAACGCACATCTGCAATAGCATTATTAGATGCTATGGGAGTTTTAAACGTAGAACACATTCAAAAATAG
- a CDS encoding DUF819 family protein, which yields MASLAFVFYTSSLKNSFWSKFYKIFPPLLMCYLIPSLMSTFNLISADHSNLYTMAKNYLLPASLILMTISVDMKGIVNLGSKSIIMFLSGTVGIILGGPLAILIVSVISPETFNGVGFQEAWRGLATLAGSWIGGGANQAAMLEIYQYDQSLYSGIVAVDIIVANIWMAILLMGIGKTKQIDKWLKADVSAIEELKEKMTAFQKKVSKEPTLKDLMIVLGVAFGIVGLSHLLAQLLSGYISSIVEDPSTSVLSSKFFWLVLLATTIGVILSFTKARDLEGYGASKFGSVCIYILVATIGMKMDVTKTMDNPGLLAVGGVWMAIHVIIMIITAKIIKAPFFFLAVGSKANVGGAASAPVIASAFHPSLAPVGVLLAVLGYALGTYGAMFCAYLMMLASQ from the coding sequence ATGGCCTCATTAGCATTCGTATTTTATACCTCATCTTTAAAGAATTCTTTTTGGTCAAAATTCTATAAAATATTCCCTCCCCTATTGATGTGTTACCTCATTCCTTCTTTGATGAGCACATTCAATTTAATCTCAGCTGATCATTCTAATTTATATACAATGGCTAAGAATTATCTTTTACCTGCCAGTTTGATATTAATGACGATCAGTGTTGATATGAAAGGCATAGTGAACTTAGGTTCTAAAAGTATCATTATGTTCTTATCTGGAACTGTTGGGATTATTTTAGGTGGACCACTAGCGATATTAATCGTATCTGTAATTTCCCCTGAAACTTTCAATGGAGTTGGATTTCAAGAAGCATGGAGAGGTCTTGCCACTCTAGCAGGTAGTTGGATTGGTGGAGGCGCCAACCAAGCAGCTATGTTGGAAATCTATCAATATGATCAATCTCTCTATTCTGGTATTGTCGCAGTTGATATTATCGTTGCTAATATCTGGATGGCCATTCTATTGATGGGTATTGGTAAAACCAAACAGATTGATAAATGGTTAAAAGCCGATGTAAGTGCTATTGAAGAATTAAAAGAGAAGATGACTGCTTTCCAAAAGAAAGTAAGTAAGGAGCCTACTCTAAAAGATTTAATGATTGTATTAGGAGTTGCTTTCGGTATCGTTGGTTTGTCACATTTGTTGGCTCAGCTATTAAGTGGGTATATTTCATCCATTGTGGAAGATCCAAGTACGAGTGTACTAAGTAGTAAATTTTTCTGGTTAGTATTACTTGCTACTACAATTGGTGTGATTTTGAGTTTTACAAAAGCACGAGATTTGGAAGGATACGGTGCTTCTAAATTTGGTAGTGTTTGTATTTACATATTAGTAGCTACCATTGGTATGAAGATGGATGTTACTAAAACTATGGATAACCCAGGTTTATTAGCAGTAGGTGGTGTTTGGATGGCCATTCATGTAATAATCATGATCATTACAGCAAAAATTATTAAAGCACCATTTTTCTTCTTGGCTGTAGGTAGTAAAGCAAATGTTGGTGGTGCAGCTTCAGCGCCAGTTATCGCTTCAGCATTTCACCCTTCATTGGCACCGGTTGGAGTACTATTAGCTGTATTAGGATATGCACTTGGTACTTATGGAGCCATGTTCTGTGCTTATCTAATGATGCTAGCAAGCCAGTAA
- a CDS encoding DUF6377 domain-containing protein — MKRNFLLLLSLFISFDFIAAPLEDVQLDSLYSLLDQTIAERESYSIEKNRKIDQFRVVLETDSTSTRNKYFLATEIYNQYLVFEFYGALHFAYEAIKFAQELNEPELIHESQLNLAQVLVIAGIYQESSEILDKLNPKKLSTHLLHKYYVIRKDLYNQLYFYSPTKKIKEGYKEAYTNYCDSILMHVPENSEEFLHIRETRALDNRDLQLALSINSKRLARTELGHKLYATVAFERSLVYEIEEKINFQKKYLILSAISDLKAAVKDNASLATLAFLLYHENDIERAYKYINISYEDALFYNSKLRAIQIANILPVISKSYEVQLREQKSRLQHFNIIITIMTIVLVIGLFFIYRQVKSIREARNITITTNNKLRDSNKELVDANEQLNQLHTDLSTTNMVKEVYIGEFLKICSDYIDKLEHQSLHTQKMLIKRKYGELLTEIKNSDVRKMEMKLFYKNFDETFLHIYPSFVESFNKLLDKDQPIVTKNKNSLTTELRIFALVRLGINDSNKIAKLLGNSVTTIYNYRVKIKNKASVDREKFDDYVMKIGEFNKNIEN; from the coding sequence ATGAAAAGGAATTTTTTACTACTACTATCCCTATTTATCAGTTTCGACTTTATTGCAGCACCACTTGAAGATGTACAATTAGACTCTTTGTATTCATTATTGGATCAGACCATTGCTGAAAGAGAATCTTATTCCATAGAGAAGAATAGAAAGATAGATCAATTCAGAGTAGTTCTTGAAACGGACTCAACTTCTACAAGAAATAAGTATTTTCTTGCCACTGAAATTTATAATCAATATCTAGTTTTTGAATTTTATGGAGCATTACATTTCGCCTATGAAGCGATCAAATTTGCACAAGAATTGAACGAACCCGAATTAATTCATGAAAGTCAGTTGAATCTTGCTCAGGTACTTGTGATTGCGGGTATTTATCAAGAGTCTTCGGAAATACTCGATAAATTAAATCCTAAAAAGCTGTCTACACATCTGTTACATAAATATTATGTGATTCGTAAGGACTTGTACAATCAATTGTATTTTTATTCACCGACAAAAAAAATCAAAGAAGGTTATAAAGAAGCTTATACTAATTATTGTGATTCTATATTAATGCATGTTCCTGAAAACTCTGAAGAGTTTTTACATATAAGAGAGACGAGGGCTTTAGATAATAGAGATCTTCAATTAGCGTTATCCATCAATTCGAAAAGATTAGCAAGGACTGAATTGGGACATAAATTATATGCAACAGTAGCTTTTGAACGTTCCTTAGTTTATGAAATTGAAGAAAAAATAAACTTTCAAAAAAAGTATTTGATACTTTCAGCAATATCAGACTTAAAAGCTGCAGTAAAAGATAATGCTTCATTAGCAACATTGGCCTTTTTATTATATCATGAAAACGATATTGAAAGAGCTTACAAATACATCAATATCTCCTATGAAGATGCTTTGTTCTATAATTCAAAGTTAAGGGCTATTCAAATCGCAAATATTCTTCCTGTCATATCAAAATCCTATGAAGTACAGTTGAGAGAACAAAAAAGCAGATTACAACACTTCAACATTATTATTACAATAATGACTATAGTTCTAGTTATAGGTTTGTTCTTTATTTATCGACAAGTTAAATCCATTAGAGAGGCAAGGAATATTACTATTACTACAAATAATAAGCTTAGAGATTCTAATAAAGAATTAGTTGATGCGAATGAACAGCTCAATCAACTTCATACTGATCTGTCGACTACAAATATGGTAAAAGAGGTCTATATCGGAGAGTTTTTAAAGATATGTAGTGACTATATAGACAAACTTGAACATCAAAGTTTACATACCCAAAAGATGTTGATTAAAAGAAAGTATGGAGAATTACTAACTGAAATTAAGAATAGTGATGTCCGTAAAATGGAAATGAAACTATTCTATAAAAACTTCGATGAAACTTTCCTTCATATCTACCCTAGCTTCGTAGAGTCTTTTAATAAACTACTTGATAAAGATCAGCCCATCGTTACTAAAAATAAAAATAGCTTAACTACCGAATTAAGAATTTTTGCCTTGGTAAGGTTAGGGATTAACGACAGTAATAAGATTGCGAAGTTGTTAGGCAACTCTGTAACGACGATTTATAACTATAGGGTAAAGATCAAAAATAAGGCTTCTGTAGATAGAGAAAAGTTTGACGATTATGTTATGAAAATTGGAGAGTTTAATAAAAATATAGAAAATTAA
- a CDS encoding ABC transporter permease: protein MKELKAFSQIVKREFKLFFSNDVLVMVFFGAPIFFGLLVGYTYQQASVKDLSIAVIDQDNSPLSHKVIDALEENYYLSVDHVSIKESDIKDELPNFEAIVRIPQGFEGAINYKRHPHIQVEVNGANMITGNYANIGIRTVLGTLNAGIEIVGLNKQGIPLATAKEQWEAFAIDDTRYFNATSNYLTFIWPGIIGAVMQQVFLLGMALSYSKEHEENTFGKVASITKNPFTIFFGKALPYWITGVVLWGGLQLLMFPLFKLPEPSDYGVLLILTAVFMFALTCLGGLVSWILPSQLKATEVLMVISTPSFILSGFTWPLNAMPVWIQNISKGIPLTHFLEALRKILHFNADMNMIFPQVKMLILIGSISAIGLLSLLYRKLKITE, encoded by the coding sequence ATGAAAGAATTAAAAGCCTTTTCTCAGATAGTAAAGAGAGAGTTTAAATTATTCTTCTCCAATGATGTTTTGGTCATGGTCTTTTTTGGAGCTCCTATCTTTTTTGGGTTATTAGTGGGGTATACCTACCAACAGGCTTCAGTAAAAGACTTAAGTATTGCTGTAATTGATCAAGATAATTCACCTCTAAGTCATAAAGTGATAGATGCTTTAGAGGAAAATTATTACTTGAGTGTAGATCATGTTTCGATCAAAGAAAGTGATATCAAAGATGAACTACCAAATTTCGAAGCGATAGTTCGTATTCCTCAGGGTTTTGAAGGTGCAATTAATTATAAGAGACACCCTCATATCCAAGTTGAGGTGAATGGTGCGAATATGATTACTGGTAATTATGCAAATATCGGTATTCGTACGGTATTGGGAACACTCAATGCAGGAATCGAAATTGTTGGACTCAACAAACAGGGAATTCCATTAGCAACGGCGAAAGAACAATGGGAAGCCTTTGCTATAGATGATACAAGATATTTTAATGCGACATCGAATTACCTGACTTTTATTTGGCCAGGTATTATAGGTGCTGTGATGCAACAGGTTTTCTTATTGGGAATGGCACTTAGCTATAGTAAAGAACATGAGGAAAATACTTTTGGTAAAGTTGCATCTATTACGAAAAACCCTTTCACTATATTTTTCGGTAAAGCACTTCCTTATTGGATCACCGGTGTGGTTTTGTGGGGTGGACTTCAATTATTGATGTTCCCACTCTTTAAATTACCAGAGCCGTCTGATTATGGTGTTTTATTGATATTAACTGCTGTATTTATGTTTGCCCTAACATGTTTGGGTGGCTTGGTCAGCTGGATTTTACCATCTCAACTGAAGGCAACAGAAGTATTGATGGTGATTTCCACTCCAAGTTTTATTCTATCTGGTTTTACATGGCCTTTAAATGCTATGCCAGTATGGATACAAAATATTTCTAAAGGAATTCCATTAACGCATTTTCTTGAAGCTTTACGTAAGATACTTCATTTTAATGCTGATATGAATATGATATTTCCGCAAGTTAAAATGTTGATTTTAATCGGATCTATTTCTGCAATAGGATTGCTCTCTCTTCTTTATAGGAAGTTAAAGATCACTGAATAA
- a CDS encoding RagB/SusD family nutrient uptake outer membrane protein → MKYKNIIAGAIITLGTMSCDKFLDLQPISEETSDNAYGKASQMESALVGAYETFQSSEYYVWDHVVFSDVRSDNAYAGGDNPEVFEADLLTITPINSRVFRNWSEIYNGILKANTVIEKIELIEDPALSEVRKDQIKGEALFLRAYHYFTLVKLHGGVPLILSPTKSTDPNDVRVPRNTVDEVYAQIVTDLNLSASLLPDYYTDENGNDLGGSTNKARATAGAANALLAKVYAQHKEWDNALEAIQKVENSTAGYMLLSDYNHLFDGEHYNNDESILEVQYLGTDEGNFGPQLLLPPSISGDTWRKFVTPSQNLIAAYDTEGDNVRKGASVLFESVDWVDEYWGNATGSTIPFSYKWKKAMGWASTDRPYLLRFGDIVLLKAEALNEIGNTSLAIVEINKIRARVNLANLSGLSQEELREKILNERRLELAQEGHRWDDLVRQNKAVSTMNNLVEIDLRTGRAVNYDMTDAKILLPIPQQELDRNPALDQNPL, encoded by the coding sequence ATGAAATATAAAAATATTATAGCGGGAGCGATTATAACATTAGGAACAATGTCTTGTGATAAATTCCTTGACTTGCAACCTATTTCAGAAGAGACATCAGATAACGCATATGGTAAAGCTTCTCAGATGGAAAGTGCTTTAGTAGGTGCTTATGAAACTTTTCAATCATCAGAATATTATGTGTGGGACCATGTAGTATTTAGTGATGTGAGATCTGATAATGCATATGCTGGAGGAGATAATCCAGAAGTATTTGAAGCAGATTTGTTAACGATTACACCAATCAACTCTAGAGTATTTAGAAATTGGTCTGAAATCTATAATGGTATTTTAAAAGCAAATACTGTCATCGAAAAAATAGAACTTATAGAAGATCCGGCATTATCGGAAGTTCGAAAAGATCAAATCAAAGGTGAAGCTTTATTTTTAAGAGCATACCATTATTTCACATTAGTAAAATTGCATGGAGGTGTTCCTTTAATATTATCTCCTACAAAATCTACAGACCCTAATGATGTAAGAGTACCAAGAAATACGGTAGATGAAGTTTATGCACAGATTGTTACAGATTTAAATTTATCGGCTTCGCTATTACCTGATTATTATACAGATGAAAATGGTAATGATCTTGGAGGCTCAACGAACAAAGCGAGAGCGACAGCGGGAGCTGCCAATGCATTATTAGCAAAAGTATATGCTCAACACAAGGAGTGGGATAATGCGTTAGAAGCTATTCAAAAAGTAGAAAATTCTACTGCCGGCTACATGCTTTTGTCTGATTATAATCATTTATTCGATGGAGAGCATTATAACAATGACGAATCCATTTTGGAAGTACAATACTTAGGTACGGATGAAGGAAATTTTGGTCCTCAATTGTTACTACCGCCTTCAATTTCTGGAGATACTTGGAGAAAGTTTGTGACACCATCTCAAAACTTAATTGCCGCTTATGACACTGAAGGTGACAATGTAAGAAAAGGAGCTTCTGTACTGTTTGAAAGTGTTGATTGGGTAGATGAATATTGGGGAAATGCTACTGGCTCAACCATCCCATTCTCATACAAATGGAAAAAGGCAATGGGTTGGGCTTCGACCGATAGACCTTATCTATTACGCTTTGGAGATATAGTTTTACTTAAAGCAGAGGCACTAAATGAAATAGGAAATACTTCTTTAGCAATAGTAGAGATAAACAAAATCAGAGCAAGAGTAAATCTCGCCAACCTTTCGGGCTTATCACAAGAGGAATTAAGAGAAAAAATTCTCAATGAGAGAAGGTTGGAATTGGCCCAAGAAGGACACCGCTGGGATGATTTAGTGCGTCAGAATAAGGCTGTTTCCACTATGAACAATCTTGTTGAAATTGATTTGAGAACAGGAAGAGCCGTCAATTATGATATGACTGACGCTAAAATCTTATTACCAATCCCTCAACAAGAATTGGATAGGAACCCTGCATTAGATCAAAATCCATTATAA